The stretch of DNA CCTCACAACTCCGTCCCTGATCCAAATACCACCCTCCCGTCGGATTCCGGGTCGGGTCGTCATCGAGCCCAGCAACAACAGCAATGCCCTGACGTTTTCAGGTAATGTCCGTCCCACTCagaaagtttcaaactttaGGAGTAAACCAACCATTTGATACCCGTGTGAAGTCAGGTGGATTCACCGAGACTTGGAGCCATGGGCAAAGACGGGGGTGACTAAAGACCACGTGGAGAAGGCCAAGCAAAACGCTGCGTTCAGAGTGGTGATACTGTCGGGGAAGCTATACGTGGATCTTTACTACGCTTGCGTGCAGAGCAGGATGATGTTCACCGTTTGGGGGATTCTGCAGCTGCTCAGCAAGTATCCAGGGATGGTTCCTGACGTCGACATGATGTTTGATTGCATGGACAAACCCATCATCAACCGGACAGAACACCAGTCGTTCCCACCCCCTCTTTTTCGATACTGTACTAATGAAGCTCATCTGGACATTCCTTTTCCTGATTGGTCTTTCTGGGGATGGTACATTCATATCTCATTCtctgttgttgttttctttttactCGAAAACTCTTGTCTGAATATATGtgttgttttgataaaaaaaaggtCGGAGACAAATCTAAGGCCGTGGGAAGAAGAGTTTAGGGATATAAAGAAAGGGTCTAAGAGAAGGAGCTGGGATAGCAAACAACCTAGAGCTTACTGGAAAGGGAACCCTGATGTTGTGTCGCCTATAAGAATGGAGTTGATGAAATGCAACCATTCAAGGTTATGGGGAGCACAGATTATGCGCCAGGTAAAGGCCTTCCCTCAGTTCCTCCTAGTCAGATAGTTTTAGTCTCTGATCTGTGTGTGTTTAATAAATACAGAACTGGGCAGAAGAGGCAAAAGGTGGGTTTGAACAGTCTAAACTCTCCAATCAATGCAATCACCGGTAAGTCTTTAGAGTAAAACCAAGTTCGACTTTTGAGGGGGATTCGAGAAAGATCTAATCTGGTTGTGATTCCTTTGTATCATAAAGGTACAAAATATATGCAGAGGGTTACGCGTGGTCAGTATCTCTAAAGTATATCATGTCATGTGGTTCCATGACACTCATAATCTCACCGGAGTATGAAGATTTCTTCAGCAGAGGCCTTCTTCCCAAGGAAAACTACTGGCCTGTCTCTCCCACTGATCTATGTCGGTCCATCAAATTCGCTGTGGACTGGGGCAATGCCAACCCCTCTGATGTAATGTGTATTATTCTAACACTTCCTCATCCATTTATCGACTCATGTGTTCCTAAGGCGTTCTTCCTTTTTGACAGGCTGAAACAATAGGAAAAAGAGGACAGGGTTACATGGAAAGCATTAGCATGAACCGGGTGTATGACTACATGTTTCATCTCATCACAGAGTACTCAAAGCTTCAGAAGTTCAAACCGGTGAAGCCTCCTTCAGCTAAAGAGGTCTGTGAAGGAACATTGCTTTGCTTTGCAGAGCAAAAAGAGCGGGATCTACTTGAAAAATCAAGAGCTGTACCTTCTCTGGACCGACCATGTAAACTTCCAGATGCAGATAGGGATAGGCTTGAGAGGTGGATCCAACGGAAGAAGCAAACAATCGAAGATGTTAGAAACATGGAGATGACAAGAACAGACAGGGGCTCTAGATAATTTGAGTTTTCAGAAACATAAGTTTTGTTTGATCCTTTTTTTCCTCTGCATACGTGTGTTGATCATTATCAGCTGTAGCACGAGATGATACTTGATTTATAGAATAAAGAAACCATAACCTGTCATCTTCAAAAGTAACACAACAAGAGAAGTAAAATACAATTACTAATCCCTTGGTGTCTGAGGGATTCAAGTAACGTATTGTCCACTTTTGGTAACATCCTATTATTTAAAATCTCGATAGACCAAAACCTCAGAAATGAAAACTAGACCAGCTAGTTAGGCCAAAGATTTAGAAAGCAGAAGAGAGTGGAACAAATCTCACTCAGCTGCATTGTCAtactcatcatcatcgtcaACCACTTCATACTCGAAATCTTGGTCTCTGTTCTCCATGGTTTTCCCAAATGTGAATGCCTTGGTACCCATTGTTGTGAAGGGCATCAGCCCAAATGCACGGGCCGTCTTGATCTCTCTAGCAATCTTTCTTTGTGCCTTAGCACTGATGCCAGTCTGTGCaagagataaataaaaataaaaataaaaatgaagattcCATCATTAAGTGGATTGGCAAAAAACGTTATCACGTATCGTATAAACAAAAGTAAGATATAAAAAGGGAGAAGCATCCAAAATTTGACCTGCTTCCTCTTAACAAGGATCCCAGCTTCGGTGATGAACTGTGCAAGGAATCGAACATTCTGCCCAACAAAAAACAAAGTTCATATGtgtaaatacaaaaaaaaataacagaagCTCCCAGATGTAAACTTTACATATGTAACCAAAACTAAACTCACCCTGAAATCAGCTTTCTTCAGAACTTCCTCGGTGGTTATCTCCGCCTTGTTGTTCTGTCTAGGTCTTTGCATCTGCTTTCTATAACCTAAATCCTGTAATATTACACAACACGTTTAGTGTATGTCTGGTccaaaacaaacaagaaaagacCATCACCCCCTCTAAACCCaaagcacacacacacacactataTACATGAGTCATGACTACACAATCAAAGTTAACATAGTTGCATACAAGAGTGGTAAGAGAAAGCATTATACCTTAGGGAAGTGATTAGCTCCCCAGCTGTTGACATCAGGCCTAAACGAGTAACCATCCTTCTTCACGCCTTCTTCGTCGTCGTCGATGTTGTAAATCAACGCAGCTTCCTTCAGTTTACCATCAACACCATCCGACGAAGGATCGAAGGTCTCGTCTCTGTTACTACCTCTCGAACCGTCTTTTCCGTACGATCTACCCAGCTCGCGCTTGTCTTTCTGCGCCTTGCTAAGATGCTGGTAGAACTCACCGCTTTTTCCATCGTTGCCACCACTGTTTCCGCCGAACATCCAATCGTCCAGCGAAGATCGATCTGCTCGGTTCGATTTTCGATTCGGTGGTTAAGCCTAAGGGGAAAAAAATgcgagagaaacaaaaaaaaatgggtGGGAATGTAGGATGGTGGTTACCTTCGTTGGCATTAGCGGAGAAGCTTCTGGGCGCGAGAGGAAGCCATGGTTTACGGGAAGCGACGTCGTTGAGGGAACGAATCGCGAAACGGGCAGGTTTCATCTTCTTTCGATTTAGGGTTCAGTTCCTCCGATCTGAGGTTTTGGCAAAGAGGGGAGACTTGCCTGAGGGATGACGTGTGTGAGAGAGACGAGAAGATCAGATTTCAATTAAATGTGTTAATGGGCTAATAAGGCCAGGCCCATTGTTTACGTGGTTGCCGTCTGCTTAGACGACAAGATCTTGTATATTATATCCACAGACTAAATCAGATTTACATAGGTTAGAGGATTCATTTAAGTTCAAATATTTTACTATCGATCATACAAATTACTGAGATacattttgatgaaattttgcataccaaataatatttaaatcgTTTTCTAACTTTAGAAAGTGAATTAGGATAAGTACGTATACatttaacccaaaaaaaacttttaagaTGACAGACGTGTCACATCAGACATGTATGTGATGATCTAAATGACGATGGTAGATGCCAGCGAAACCATGAGAATTAGATATCAATAGAGCAGGACTTTGCTCAACCACGTATATAATTCAGAGCTAGGcgtatgttttaaaaaaaagattacaagGGAAGCTGATGACAGGATTATTCGAATAAACTTCCTAATCAATATCAAACGGATTCACTATTAAAAAAGTTGTGTGACATTTGTGTGtgtaataaagaaaagaaaagagcaCAAAACAAAAAGGGGTCTCACATCACTCCGTTCCTTT from Raphanus sativus cultivar WK10039 unplaced genomic scaffold, ASM80110v3 Scaffold2363, whole genome shotgun sequence encodes:
- the LOC130505550 gene encoding uncharacterized protein LOC130505550; translated protein: MGLRIRLRLPHKSSPRTPSHLLLCVLALCFFSFTALLLYKVDDFVAQTKTLAGHNLEPTPWHIFPRKSFSEATTYRILQCSYFSCPHNSVPDPNTTLPSDSGSGRHRAQQQQQCPDVFRWIHRDLEPWAKTGVTKDHVEKAKQNAAFRVVILSGKLYVDLYYACVQSRMMFTVWGILQLLSKYPGMVPDVDMMFDCMDKPIINRTEHQSFPPPLFRYCTNEAHLDIPFPDWSFWGWSETNLRPWEEEFRDIKKGSKRRSWDSKQPRAYWKGNPDVVSPIRMELMKCNHSRLWGAQIMRQNWAEEAKGGFEQSKLSNQCNHRYKIYAEGYAWSVSLKYIMSCGSMTLIISPEYEDFFSRGLLPKENYWPVSPTDLCRSIKFAVDWGNANPSDAETIGKRGQGYMESISMNRVYDYMFHLITEYSKLQKFKPVKPPSAKEVCEGTLLCFAEQKERDLLEKSRAVPSLDRPCKLPDADRDRLERWIQRKKQTIEDVRNMEMTRTDRGSR
- the LOC130505551 gene encoding uncharacterized protein LOC130505551, with product MKPARFAIRSLNDVASRKPWLPLAPRSFSANANEDRSSLDDWMFGGNSGGNDGKSGEFYQHLSKAQKDKRELGRSYGKDGSRGSNRDETFDPSSDGVDGKLKEAALIYNIDDDEEGVKKDGYSFRPDVNSWGANHFPKDLGYRKQMQRPRQNNKAEITTEEVLKKADFRNVRFLAQFITEAGILVKRKQTGISAKAQRKIAREIKTARAFGLMPFTTMGTKAFTFGKTMENRDQDFEYEVVDDDDEYDNAAE